Proteins from a genomic interval of Rosa chinensis cultivar Old Blush chromosome 2, RchiOBHm-V2, whole genome shotgun sequence:
- the LOC112188765 gene encoding uncharacterized protein LOC112188765 produces the protein MSNAPRLDFQMLDSTGSEYYSWVTDVENHLTSRGILPIIQAPNPGLVFQRTPTKHAQAIILMRRHMDKALRLEYMSMRDARDLWVALEERFGNIQDTLLPDLKVQWNNIRFSDFKSVAEYNSEALRLKAMLKFCGKPLTEDELLEKTLSTIPVSAIVISKQFRTEVNAGRITRFNELINILSVSEKYDNILVKNYNSRPIGTKSVREANYNAPKKGRKQQYPNNKGQERRTGPYNHPNKERNRNFKADTRGGNFTRGGNSTRGNFTRGGNSTRGRGEYNNNMGRGGRIIRRGSSSNPPREYPQHGQTAPPMKGGNHNDVCHRCGSIEHWFKQCHASTKLAASYKEYRQNREQESNLAENEDSEDVNLTIEDFKAEQMHEDAADFD, from the coding sequence atgtcgaatgcacctagactcgactttcaaaTGCTTGACTCAACGGGTTCGGAATACTATAGTTGGgtaaccgacgttgagaaccacctcacttcaagagggatattgcccataattcaagctcctaatccaggccttgtgttccaaagaacacctacaaagcatgcacaAGCTATTATCTTGATGCGGCGCCATATGGATAAAGCTCTCAGACTAGAGTATATGTCAATGAGAGATGCTCGAGacttatgggtagcgctagaagagcgttttggtaatatccaagataccctcctccctgacttgaaggttcagtgGAATAATATACGCTTCTCCGACTTTAAGTCTGTTGCAGAATATAATTCGGAAGCTCTTCGACTCAAAGCTATGTTGAAGTTCTGTGGAAAGCCTCTCACAGAAGATGAGCtacttgagaagactctctccaccattcccgtctcagcaattgtgATATCAAAGCAATTTCGCacagaagtcaatgctggacgaattACAAGGTTTAATGAGCTTATTAATATTTTGTCGGTATCTGAAAAGTacgacaacatccttgtaaagaattataattctaGGCCCATAGGAACCAAGAGCGTCCGTGAggcaaattataatgcacccaaaaaggGGCGCAAGCAGCAATACCCTAATAATAAGGGACAAGAAAGGCGTACGGGCCCATATAACCACCCCAATAAAGAGAGAAACCGCAACTTTAAAGCGGACACTCGTGGTGGCAACTTCACACGTGGTGGTAACTCCACACGTGGCAACTTCACACGTGGTGGCaactccacacgtgggagaggtgaatataataacaatatgggccgtggaggtcgcATCATAAGGCGTGGTAGTAGCagtaaccctcctagggaatatccacaacATGGACAAACTGCACCTCCAATGAAAGGAGGCAACCATAATGACGTGTGTCATAGATGCGGATCAATCGAGcattggttcaaacaatgcCATGCAAGTACtaaactagctgcaagctacaaaGAGTATAGGCAAAACAGGGAGCAAGAATCCAACCTTGCCGAAAATGAAGATagtgaagatgtcaatctcacaatagaggacttcaaagctgaacaaATGCAcgaggatgcagcagactttgattag